In Deltaproteobacteria bacterium, a genomic segment contains:
- a CDS encoding NifU family protein, whose product MKPEVEKVLDSIRPALQADGGDVELVEVDGGVVKVRLTGACGGCPMAQMTLKGGIEAALKERIPAVERVESV is encoded by the coding sequence GTGAAACCCGAAGTCGAAAAGGTTCTGGACAGCATTCGCCCCGCCCTGCAGGCAGACGGGGGAGACGTGGAACTCGTCGAGGTCGACGGGGGCGTGGTGAAGGTGCGCCTCACCGGCGCATGCGGCGGCTGCCCGATGGCGCAGATGACCCTGAAGGGCGGCATCGAGGCGGCACTCAAGGAGCGGATCCCCGCCGTGGAGCGGGTGGAGTCCGTATAA